Within the Equus przewalskii isolate Varuska chromosome 1, EquPr2, whole genome shotgun sequence genome, the region CTGCAGAGCAGCCTATCGCAAATACATGACAGTGCCCGCCCGGAGGTCCATCCCCAACGTCACCAAGAGCACAGGTGTGCAGACCTCGCCAGACCTTAAAAAGTGTTACCAGACCTTCCCTCTGGACCGCAAAAAAGGGACTCTCAAAAGCATCCCGGCTGCGGATGCCTTTAAAAGTCAAGACAATGGGTTTGTAATAGATGCGAAAGAGAAGAGTGAGGAAGGGCCCCGGGAGGAGGCCCGACCGTGGGGTGCGGGCCGGGTTCAGAAGACAGCGGCCTTGGTGTTCCATTCCGATGAACACATGAATGCGCTGGACCCGCCTGCTGGGGTCAACTGTGCAGAGCCGTGCAAAAACCCTGATTTGCACAGCTGCCGAGACACCCCTCTCCCAAATGCCACTCGGCCTCCCTCCCAAGAGCCTGATTACCAGCTGCATGGGAAAGCAAAACATGACAGGGCGACACCAGACGCTGAGGAACCCACTGCGTCGGCTCATGGGAGGGTGTTTAAAACGGAGGTGGCCACTGTTTATGCACCCGGCCCCAGTGCAAAAGCCCCCGAGCCTGCCTTGTCAAACTCTGCCGCCGCGAGCGAGTGGTCCCTCTGTCCGGTGACCGACCAGGAGCGGAGGAGAGCCACACATCTCAATGGGCTCCAGGCGCCCCTGGGCACGGCTGTGGCCTGCTCGCCTCCAGTGCAGCGTTTGTCCCCCGAATGTAGCGAACAGCCCCCGCAGACTCCAGCCCCGCTGCTGGGGGAGGAGAACCAGCCTTGTCCGACAGCAGTCGCTGTGGGTGAAGAATGCCAACAAATCGTGCCTCATACAGAAGTGGTCGACCTGAAAGCACAGCTTCAGATGATGGAGAACTTGATCAGTTCGAGCCAAGAAACCATCAAAGTGCTCTTGGGGGTCATTCAGGAGTTGGAAAAAGGAGAAGCCCATCGGGAAGGGTATGTATGCTCATCTGTTTCTTATGAAGCTCTGCAGGCTCATCACCCCAGGGGTCCATCTCTAGTCCCCCAAAGCTAGGATTTCTGTGAACAGGCTAGAGTCTGAGGACAGAGAGAGCTCAAAGGGGTCACAGTATCTTATGACACTAGCCGTTGCATCCTCACTTTCAAGATTTACTTGCTGGTTAGCACCCATCTGCCTGGCCTGGAATTCAAACCATACTTAATATTTTGAATGAACTGActcatctttcctttttatctcctAGGACTAAAAGTTTATGATTTTGATGAAGTATAATAGATAGGCCAATCCAAACTATCTAATCTAAATAAGAAGCCAGTTGCCTTTTAGGAATCATATtatgtaagagaaaagaaagaattcagataGCATTTTGAAAAGTAGATGCTGACTTGTTTATATTACATCATTGGAATAAGGCTGATATGCAGGACCGTACAGGGGTTTACACAATCGAcaagatgtttttctttccttacgcGGAACTGCCAGCAGCCAGGCCCATCCTGAGACGAGCCCTGTCTGTATACATTTAGGAGAGAGAGGCCTTTCCCGCTGTTGCCCTGTGGGTCCACTTGGGTTGTAAAGGGAATGATCCCAAGTTAACAGCCAATACTGTTCAGCACTGATAACAGATTACTAAACTTGGTTTCCATCTTTTGAACTTGAAATTGTGCAGcagcaaatttaaaaacaaatgacctAAAGCTAGGACATTAGTCTTGAGCCGCTTAGCTAGGAAGCTTCCTTGTGtgggccaggcagtgtgctaggcTGATACAAAACAGCCAGCACTGGGCTGGTTCCCTGCCTCTCGAAACAGTGCCCAAGGCTTGCTGGCCTTTGTTTAGACTGCCAggccttctctttcccattccACCTTGAACTTCTCTGGAGTCCTCCAGCCCACGTTCTGGAGGTTGGATCTGAGGCGTGTTGCTTTGCCTCAAGTGATTAGCACCCTTCGCTGTGGGCCCCTACCCCTGGTTAAGTAAGCTGGCATCCAGCATGTACCTACACCAAGAAATGCATTGTCAGGGCAGCAAACCACCCCATGCACAGTTTCCTCAAGAGGATTGTTGTGGCTGAGTTACACAGTGTTTGTATATTGCCAACAACAGGAGGAAACAACCTCTGCATTCCAGGGCAGGAGTGAGGCTTAAGCCTGGCTCCAGAGGCAAGGTGCCTGGTGCAGGGTCTGCCCTTGGCTTCTGGCTTCTCCAGCTTTGTGCACAAAGCTCCCACAAAGGGAGTTAATTCTCAATACCCCCTGCCTCCTATTTATATAGTATTGTTTGCAATCCACAGTATTAAGCAAAAAGAGTTGCTAACCAATCATAAAATAAACTAATAGGAGATCAGTAGTAACCTAACATTATAGAATGTTTCCAAAAGGCCTTGTTCAGTCTTGGGTTTACATCTCCCATTTTCATCCCATTTCAGTCATTTAGACTTGAACATGTACATATCCAAAAGCAACACACTAAGGTGGGTCTACAAGGAGTTTCTTGATCAGTAGACCACATTCccagggaaaaattaaaagccCAAACAGGAACCCGATCACTGACTTTGATATAGCTGGTAATGACTTAAACCAGACAGCAAAACAGCAAGATACCCACATCACCAGTTGGGAAATAAAGTCCACCAAATGGTGTAAAACCAATGCATTTGCTACTGTGCATTGTGCCCAATAAGAACCTGCAAAGCCTAAACACTCACCAAGACCCGTGAAAGGAGAGCCAGGTGACATATGGAGGCTCCTTCTTACACTCTTAGGACAAGTGtggaaatgtgttttaaatggGATCCCCTGAGTTCTCTGAGAGTGTACAGTCTAGCAAAGTGGTTTTGTGTTTAGTAAGACATGTCTAGCTGGGAATTCTGGCTTTGAGGACTGGGCAAGGGCtgtacctctctgtgcctcatttcttcacctgtaaggTGGAGATGATTGCCCGTCCTGCAAGTGGAGGCAAGGATGATATGGGTGACCTCCTCATCCATTTAGCCAGTGCCAGGTGCATGTGACTGGGCTGCTGCCTGCCAGAGGTGTGAATGTTGGTCTTGCTGGTCAGCATGTCAGGGTCTGGAGAACACTTGGCAGCCCCATGTCTGAGTCCAGCGTAATGAATGTCCCAACCCCCGCAGCACACAGCCTCCACCCAGTGCTGTCCCTGAAAGCCCTGAGCTGCTCTGTCCAATACAGTGAGCACTAGCCATATGTCGGTATTGAAATTCAAACTCAAATTAATTACAATTGAAAATTCAGTTCTTCTGTCGCACTGGcaacatttcaggtgctcaagagccacatgtggcgACTGGCTGCTGCACAGggcagagaacatttccatcatcaacCCAGCATCCCCAAAACATGGCACAGTGCCTGCCTCCTAGCCATTGAGGCCTGAGCACCTTAGATCAAGGCAAAGGATGACATTGCTTTAAAATCAATCCCTGTTGTTGCCTGCACACGACAAGCTCACAATAGAAAGGCAGGTCCTTATCCTGATGAATCCTAAAAACCTTCGTTTTCACCTCTCCCTGAGCCCTCTGGACTCAAAGAATCAAGTGGTTTCAAACGCCAAGGCCACCTTGAAGGTGACCTCTCCTGATCAATGCATAATTTGGCTAAAATTCCAATTTCCACTACTATTTTCCATGTGAGAACACAGGGAAGACAACAGCCTCAGAGGTGGGCAGATAAGAAACAAGCTCATTCTTCATCCCATCCCCAAGTATCTGCGTCCAGTGCAGTcacagggagtggggagaggtgtgCTGGCACATCCTTAACAACTGGCCCTGGAAGGAGGGGGAGTAACATGTGCTGATTTCAGTGGTGTAAATACTGCTCCCGTGGCCAATTTcaaccagctcacaaaattctgaaaatttaccATTCTGCTCCTCTGAGCATCAGACCGATTCCTTGAATGGTATGCTCCACGACCGTGACTTTAGAAGGAAGAGTTTACAGGACTTAATTTATGTACTTGATCTGAGCTGGGAAATAGGGGTTTTAGTAAAATGAGGAACTCACAGGACTTATTTTATGTACTCAAACTAAGCTAGGAAATAGATGTTTTTATTGCCTCTTATggtagaaaacaggaaaactcaCTCTACTTTATGGAGATTGTTGTGTAGTCATTATGTAACATGACAAAGAATTTCATGACCAAGTTAAAATATCAATAGAGTTTTCCttggaaaatattctaaagttgAAAAGTTAGTCAGAGTAGAGAATGCTCAGAAGCTGGGTAAAATcaatttctctccccacccttcaCCCTCAATAAAGCATGGAGGGGCCTGCTTTGTAGAGAATTTTACCTGCATTAAGGGGACTCCTGGTGAGGGAAGGTGTCCGTCTGGTGTGCATCGCGGAGCGCATGACTTTGAATCCCAGTGACAAGTCTTGCCCTCGAATGCACATCACATTGTAGGCTTAAGCCAGGCTGGGTGAGGCCACAGGCCTGCTCTTGTGTATGATGTTAGGACAGAACTAGGAAAGGCAATAATCTTGGAGCTTGGCTAGTGGCCGTGGGCCAAATTATGTTTCCCGAAGCATACTGAATGTATTAACTCTAtaataagactttttttcttctcactatttgcttatttgtttatgcAAACTCACTATTGAGTTTGTGCAAACTGCATGATTAAGTTTGCCAGGCGAGCTCTTTACAGTAGTTCTTACTCTGTGCATAGGAATTTCTGTGTTGCCAACCACGACCACTTTCACTagcttccaaattatttttcctaagaGCCTCTTTCATTAATCTCATTTGCTTATGGAGATTTCTGGAAGGCCTCAGCAGAGAAAGGTTCCagcttaggcaagttacttaagctcagGGAGCTTCCATTTCATCTTCTATCAAATAGGGATGGTAGAAGCTCAAAAGATGGTATCTACAAAGCTCCTAGCAATAACCAAGACACACTGGGCACTGAATAAAGGACATTTCCTACTAGGAGCATTTCAGTAAGATGCATTCTGTGAGTAGTTAGACATGTAAAAAGTATTCAAAATCATGCCTTTAGTCCCTTATAAAACGTCTGGGCAATTCACTCAAATGGCTTGCTTTATGCAGGGCAGCAGCATTTGATCACTCTGCTTGCGTGAATGCCAAGAAATTACCCTGCTTATTTCAGAGCTCTCCGGATTGTTGTTCTCTCTTCGCAGGAAGTTCAGGGTCACACAGACTACCTAAATAAGCCACTCATATAGTCGTTGAAGGCTGAGAACCAGGCAAATGAGGCACTGAGTTTCAAAACCCAACCAATTTTTGTCAACAGTCATAATTCCCCAGAGCATCCATGGGTTGCTGGGCAGCAGAGCCTCCGACCCACGGGCTGCAGGGCTGCAGTACTCATGGTGCGTGCTCACCAGCAACTGTGATGTGGCACCTCCAGGGGAAGATGGCTGTTTGCCACTAAGATGCTGCACCCCACACATTTAGTGTCTTGATGGGTTCATTGGCTGGCGATGGCCTAATGAGACTCTGCTATTCAGAGAAGACCTGAGAACAACATGAGAAGCTTTTTCCGAGCTGTCAAGCACAAGCGCAGGATCTGCCATTGCCCAGAGTGAAGGAGGTTCTTTCATTGGTCAGGTCTCTCAGCATCGGCCGGTATTACCTGCAGGGTTGGGTGtcggggaggaaggcaggagcagACAACTGGACCTTAAATGTGACCAATAAGTAGAGATGAAATCATGAAGCTCCGGGGGCTCTGTGGCTGCACGGAGACAGACCAAATGGGAGACTaccatttaaaagaagaaaatcctaaataacAAACCCACCCAGGAGCCCGGTAGCTTGCAGGAAAGGGCTGTGAATCCAGCGATGCAGTCTCCCATTAGTCCCTGCGACCCCCTCACGGGTCCTGTTCCACCACACTGAGAAAGGGGCATTTCTCCATGGTGTGAGGCCCAGGGCACACAGTGATAGAAAACTAAGCCAAAGGCATCACCGTGAGATCAGAGGCCTTTGAGGGCAGCACTCACAGTGGCTTTGATAacaaaggagacaggaaaaaaggTCTGAGGGACGAGTTAACTCAAACCCAATGTGGCATCTCGTACTCATGCTTGTTCAGCTTCGTTCTCCTTTTAATGACTAAAACCAGGAGGAGAGCCACGGAGTGGGTGAAGAGCCCTGTGTGGGACACACATGTGGAGGTCAGGGCTCAGGTTCACAGGATGTGTGTTTGTTGGAAGACCTCAGAGTCCGTTTCTTATATGGCACATGTCAGCACACTTTGTCTGCAAAGGGCCAAACAGCAAATCTTTAAGGCTTTGAGAGCCGTAAAGTCTGTTGAAGGAACTCAGCTCTGGCACTATATCATGAAAGGAGTCACAGACAACACATATACAAATGAGTATTGCCGTGTTCCCATGacacttcatttacaaaaacagacagtagCCAGAATCTGGCCACGGGCCGGAGTCTGCCAACTTCTGCGACGTGGTCTTGTAAATGTAGTGACCACATTTATACTCAATGGAAAACCAGGTCAGAATATGGGTGCAGGACAATCCCAGGTGTGTGACTGCCACACAAACAGGTGCATCATTCATTCCCACGTTCAGAAGGCTTCTGTCAGGGTTTCCTAAGTGTGGGCACTGTGCCAAGCAATGAGGGATACAAGTCAAATGAACTCAGGGCCACTTCTGAAGAGCTCCCAGGTCACTGACATTCGGTTTGCTCAAGCCTACCCTTAATTGTTCATCAGTCCATATAACCTTCAGGATTCTGCTTTGgaatgctgtgtgtgtgtattataaacatatatgtaatttatatgtaTCATGCATACATGAAAGCATTtcatgaaaacatgaaaaaggtCTCACTCTCCCACCAGCAGTTATAAGAGGTCATCATCACAGCACGTATTTGTGTGATGTGACCGCATTCACCTAGATACTGATGCAACATAGACAGAAATTAGGTACTTGCTTTATCTTCTGTCCTTATATTGACAAATCCCTCCGAATCAGGCCCTCTTCAGAAGGACCTGTCAGGGGGTGAGAAATCTCTCTGAATTTTCTCTAATTACCCATGCCCAAACGGAATAAATACTGCATCACAATTACAGAGAGAGCATAAGGGgacaatttaatttctttaagtcACAGAGCAGTAAGAACCAACATGGAAAATGTGCACCACTGCAGCAGCCAGGACATGAGCATGGGAATCACCAAGGTCCCAGCATGAGATTCTGACGATGAACTTTCCAGAGCCCCACTTGGAGGGCTGAGGGGACAGCTGGGCACAGTTAGGGGATCTCATCTCAGTTTGGCTGGGCACCCTCTAGAAGGATGATTGGGTTACTCCTGCCAAAACCTACGCACTTAATTGAGATCAAAGTCTTCCACCTGGTTAGCCAGGAATGGCCAGATTTCGAAGAGGAGAGGTGGATGGCATTCGTCTCACTAGCCTCTGTGGTTCTGCAAATGATCCTTGTGGATCTTCTCTGGAAGGTTGTATGCTGCCTTCCCCAGCATCTGGCAGGAGGCATCACAgaaaagcagagcatgtgagcaGCAAGGGATGCAGCGCTCAGCAGCG harbors:
- the INSYN2A gene encoding inhibitory synaptic factor 2A isoform X2; amino-acid sequence: MVSKEAGKCGLTTSESEVEPAACLALEMKYALDPNRQIKKRNKALQVRFKDICEAQNEQRDAQLPAGQLGEKREAKPVSCRAAYRKYMTVPARRSIPNVTKSTGVQTSPDLKKCYQTFPLDRKKGTLKSIPAADAFKSQDNGFVIDAKEKSEEGPREEARPWGAGRVQKTAALVFHSDEHMNALDPPAGVNCAEPCKNPDLHSCRDTPLPNATRPPSQEPDYQLHGKAKHDRATPDAEEPTASAHGRVFKTEVATVYAPGPSAKAPEPALSNSAAASEWSLCPVTDQERRRATHLNGLQAPLGTAVACSPPVQRLSPECSEQPPQTPAPLLGEENQPCPTAVAVGEECQQIVPHTEVVDLKAQLQMMENLISSSQETIKVLLGVIQELEKGEAHREGVELDFKQQEDKLQPVLKKLHPFEETQVAPSPYSQETYSSTPKQKSKTESKKHGRWKLWFL
- the INSYN2A gene encoding inhibitory synaptic factor 2A isoform X1 — encoded protein: MVSKEAGKCGLTTSESEVEPAACLALEMKYALDPNRQIKKRNKALQVRFKDICEAQNEQRDAQLPAGQLGEKREAKPVSCRAAYRKYMTVPARRSIPNVTKSTGVQTSPDLKKCYQTFPLDRKKGTLKSIPAADAFKSQDNGFVIDAKEKSEEGPREEARPWGAGRVQKTAALVFHSDEHMNALDPPAGVNCAEPCKNPDLHSCRDTPLPNATRPPSQEPDYQLHGKAKHDRATPDAEEPTASAHGRVFKTEVATVYAPGPSAKAPEPALSNSAAASEWSLCPVTDQERRRATHLNGLQAPLGTAVACSPPVQRLSPECSEQPPQTPAPLLGEENQPCPTAVAVGEECQQIVPHTEVVDLKAQLQMMENLISSSQETIKVLLGVIQELEKGEAHREGLSYRTGQDTANCDTCRNSACIIYSVELDFKQQEDKLQPVLKKLHPFEETQVAPSPYSQETYSSTPKQKSKTESKKHGRWKLWFL